The following is a genomic window from Candidatus Kuenenbacteria bacterium.
ATCCAAATTTCCAATCAAATCCAAAATCCAAAACCCAAGAATTTAAACAGGCACGATTTATTTGTTCGGCGGAGATTGCCTGTATTTATTCCAAGGGCGGTAAAGTAAGAAGATTGCATGTCATGGTTTTGGCGCCGAGTTTAGAAGCGGTGGAGAAGATCAATTTGGCCTTAGGAAAAATCGGAAATTTAAAATCAGATGGGCGACCGATTTTGGGGCTGGATGTGGAAAAATTGGCAGAGATAGTTTTTGGGGTTGATGAGGGGTGTGTGGTTATACCAGCCCATATTTGGACGCCGTGGTTTGCGATGTTTGGTTCAAAGTCAGGCTTTGATAGTGTGGAGGAATGCTGGGGTCAGATGGCTGACCAGATTTTCGCGATAGAAACAGGCTTGTCCAGCGACCCAGAGATGAATTGGCGGGTAAAAAATTTGGACCGGATGAGTATTATTTCCAATTCTGATGCGCATTCCTTGCCCAATATTGGGAGAGAGGCCAATGTCTTTGAAGTGGAGGAAGATAAATTGAGTTTTAATGAGATAATGAGAATAATAAAAAGCAAGAATCCAAAAGAGTTTTTGTATACTGTTGAATTTTATCCAGAAGAAGGGATGTATCATTTTGATGGTCACCGAGCATGCAGGACAGGTATGACACCAAGTGAATCAAAAAGAAATAAAAATATTTGTCCTAAGTGTAAGAAAGAGTTAACGATCGGAGTCTTGAATAGAGTAGAAGAATTGGCCGAAGAAGAAAGGGGAGAGGGGCATGTGGATAAATCACGAGTACCTTTTGTAAAGTTGGTAGAACTAGACAAAATAATTGCTGAAGTGCTTGGTGTAAAATCTAGAAATTCAAAGCAGGTAAAACTAGAATATAATAGTTTGATAAAAAATTTTGGTAGTGAGTTTGATATTTTGCTTCAGGTTGATTTAAAAAAGATTGCGGAGAAAAATAATTTTGATATTGCCGAGGGGATAAGAAGAGTAAGAGTGGGCGAACTTTTTATCAAGCCGGGCTATGATGGGCAGTATGGAGAAATAAAAATTTTTGGTTCGGAGAAAGAAAGAAAAAGACAAATGAATTTATTTGAGTGAGGTTTTTTAAAAGCCAAAAATTCCCTAACATTAGGGAATTTTTGGTTTTCTAGAGAACCTCTAGAGGTATCTAAAATTAGACTATTTCCTCTTTTTGGTCTTTTTTGCCTTTTTCACTTTCTTAACTGTTTTTTTCACTTTCTTTTTAGCTGCCATTTTTATCACCCCCTTTCTGGTAAGATGCTTTCCTCATGTTGAGCGTTGAAAAATTCAGTAGAAAATTTTTCAACAAACGACGAGCACGGGAAAGAAAATTACTTTATAAAATTTATAGAAATATTTTTCGCAAATTTTTTTTAAAATATTTTTATAAATTTTTAAAGAAAAAAGTTATCCACAAGTGAACTGATATATTAATTATAAAATTATTTTAATAAAATGTAAATAGTGAAAATAAAGTTGGAGAAAATAAAATAGAAAATTATAGAAATAAAATTTTTAAAATAAAAAACATTAATTGTTGTGTTAATGTTTTTTAATAAGATAAAATAATTTTGGCTGACCGTGTGAGATACGAACTGTTTTAAAACCCTCCTGCTCGCAAAGCAGGCGCCCCGTCTGCCATCGCCTTGAACACTACCGGGCTCGAACCGTTTGAGAGTAATACCAGGCCCTCCGCCCTGCTTTCAAGAAATTGGACTGTGCGAGATTCGAACTCGCGACCTCCTGCTTGCAAAGCAGGCGCTCTAACCAACTGAGCTAACAGCCCAAAATATTTTAGTATGGTT
Proteins encoded in this region:
- a CDS encoding DNA helicase UvrD, which translates into the protein MKIIADLHIHSRFSRACSRDLVLDKIDETCRTKGVNVVGTGDFTHPEWFSEMREKLAEKEKGLYTLKSQIQNPNFQSNPKSKTQEFKQARFICSAEIACIYSKGGKVRRLHVMVLAPSLEAVEKINLALGKIGNLKSDGRPILGLDVEKLAEIVFGVDEGCVVIPAHIWTPWFAMFGSKSGFDSVEECWGQMADQIFAIETGLSSDPEMNWRVKNLDRMSIISNSDAHSLPNIGREANVFEVEEDKLSFNEIMRIIKSKNPKEFLYTVEFYPEEGMYHFDGHRACRTGMTPSESKRNKNICPKCKKELTIGVLNRVEELAEEERGEGHVDKSRVPFVKLVELDKIIAEVLGVKSRNSKQVKLEYNSLIKNFGSEFDILLQVDLKKIAEKNNFDIAEGIRRVRVGELFIKPGYDGQYGEIKIFGSEKERKRQMNLFE